The Algiphilus sp. genomic sequence TGGGGTCGAGCAGCACCAGCGCCGCGAAGCGCTCCGGGTTCTGGATGACCGCGCGCAGGCTCAGCGCGGCGCCGAAGCTGTGCCCCATCGCGATCAGCGGTGCCGGCGGGGCTTTCTGCGCCAGGGCGCCGTGGATGCGCGTCATGGTCGCGGGCACGCCCGCGAAGTCGCGCGCCGGGTCGGACTCGCCGTGTCCCTCGATGTCGTGGGTGATCAGGCCCAGCCGCGGGTCGAGCCGGCGCAGGAAGGACCAGTAGACGCCGCCGCAGAAACCGTTGCCGTGCAGCCAGTGCACGGTGGGCATGCCGGGCGCGGCGTCGCGTCTGCGGCCGCGCACGGTGACGCCGTCGCTGCCGGTATACGCCCAGGCCGCCAGCGACCCGTAGGCGGTTTCGTCGGTGCCGTCCGCGAAGGCGTTCATGCCGCGCTCCGCTGGTAGTCCCAGCTCAGCAGCCAGACCGGAGCGTCGCCGGTGTTCTCGGTGACGCAGGGCCGCATGGTGGAGGGATGCGCCAGCATGCCACCCTCGGCGAAGCGCTTCGGCGGCGTGACCGGGTCCATGTGCAGGGTGTGGTGGCGCAACTCGAGACCGTCGCCGCGCACCAGCATGACCACCGACGCGGTGCCGGCGCCGTGCGGGCGCAGCGGCAGCTCGCGCTGCGGCGGCACCATGATGGCCTGCGCCTGCTCGGTGCGCGCATTGACGCCCAGCATGGACGTGACCAGCTTCCAGGCTCGGGTGTCCACCACGTTCAGCGCCTCGTCGTCCCAGGCCAGCACCTCGTCGAGCACGAAGGCACCGCCGGCGATGGGCTCGAGCCGCCCGCGGTCGGCGGCGGCCGCTTCCAGCGTGGCGAGCAGCGCCGGCAGGTAGCGCGCGCTGTCGCTGAAGGCGATGGCGCCGATGGTGGGCTGGGTGTGGAAGAGGTCGATGGCCGCGTCCTCCGGCCAGGTGGGCAGATGGCCGTCCTGGAACGGGATCAGGCGGTGCGGTCGATGGGTGCGCACGCGGGCTTCCGAAGGCAAAGGATCAGTCTGCCACAGGCGCCTGCGCGCCCCCGCCCGCGTCCGGCCTGCGACCACTTTGCGCGCAGGCGCCATGTGCCTGTTTGCACGAGCGATTTTCCGCCGGGAACGGTTTGCTGCAGTGCAACTATGGACAACCCGTGCGGGGAACGGCATGGCCGCGCAAGTGTCTGATTCGGGCCGGGATACGGACGCCGGAAGTGGAGTTGTCCACAAGTTGTACGCCGCCTATGCACCCTTTGTTAAACACAGCATCTTGCGTTGGGCCTATCGACAACACACTACATCTGGTGCATCGTTCTTTCTCAGGCCCGCGCGCGCACCGGGTCCATCAGGCCAACACCACATTGCCGGGGAGGCAGCCAGCCCATGCAGACACACACCGCGACCGCCGAGAAGACCGCGTACCAGCCCACTGACGCGCCCGCCAGCAGCGCCCAGGTGCAGAGCACCGCGCCGGGCGGCATGCGCGTCATCCGGCGCAACGGCAAGGTCACCGGCTTCGAGCCCGAGAAGATCAGCATCGCGGTGACCAAGGCGTTCCTCGCGGTCGAGGGTGGCTCGGCCGCGGCCAGCTCGCGCATCCGCGAGCGCGTCGCCGCCATCACCGAGCAGGTCCTCGCGGCGGTGACCCGCAACCAGCACGGCGGCGGCACCATCCACATCGAGGACATCCAGGACCAGGTCGAACTGGCCCTGATGCGCAACGGCGAGCACAAGATCGCGCGCTCCTACGTGCTCTATCGCGAGGCCCGCGCCCGCGAGCGCGCCGAGGCCGAGGCCGCCCAGCCGGCAGCCCCGAAGACCGAGCTGCGCATGACCCGCGACGACGGCTCGCTGGTGCCGGTGGACACCGCGCGCATGCGCACGCTGGTGGTCGAGGCCTGCGAGGGCCTCACCGGCGTCAACGCCGAGGCCGTGCTCGATGCCGCCATGCGCGACATCTACGACGAGATTCCCGAGTCGCAGCTGGCCCAGGCGCTGGTCATGGCCGCGCGCACGCGCATCGAGGAAGAGCCCAACTACAGCTACGTGTCGGCCCGGCTGCTGCTCGACGCGCTGCGCCACGAGGCGCTGACCTTCCTCGACGCCCCCGAGACCCGCCCCACCCACGAGGCGATGACCGGCCTGTACGCGGACTACTTCCGCAGCTACATCCACCGCGCCGCCGAGCTCGAGCTGGTCGACCCCAAGCTGTGCCTGTTCGACCTCGACCAGCTGGGCAAGGCGCTGCTGCCCGAGCGCGACCTGCAGTTCGACTACCTGGGCCTGCAGACCCTCTACGACCGCTACTTCATCCACAAGGACAAGGTCCGCTTCGAGCTGCCGCAGGCCTTCTTCATGCGCGTGGCGATGGGCCTGGCGATCAACGAGATCGAGCGCGAGGCGCGCGCCATCGAGTTCTACAAGCTGCTGTCGTCCTTCGACTTCATGAGCAGCACGCCGACGCTGTTCAACAGCGGCACCCTGCGCCCGCAGCTGTCCAGCTGCTACCTGACCAACGTGCCCGACGACCTCGACGGCATCTTCGGCGCCATCAAGGACAACGCGCTGCTCTCCAAGTTTGCCGGCGGCCTGGGCAACGACTGGACGCAGGTGCGCGGCATGGGCGCCTACATCAAGGGCACCAACGGCCGCTCCAACGGCGTCGTGCCCTTCCTCAAGGTGGCCAACGACACCGCCGTGGCGGTCAACCAGGGCGGCAAGCGCAAGGGCGCGGTGTGCGCCTACCTGGAGACCTGGCATCGCGACATCGAGGAGTTCGTCGACCTGCGCAAGAACACCGGTGACGACCGCCGGCGTACGCACGACATGAACACCGCCAACTGGGTGCCGGACCTGTTCATGAAGCGCGTCATGGAAGAGGGCCAGTGGACGCTGTTCTCGCCCGAGGACGTGCCGGACCTGCACGACCTCACCGGCACCGCCTTCGAGGAGCGCTACGCCGCCTACGAGCGCGAGGCCGACGAGGGCCGCATCACCAACTTCAAGCGCCTGCCCGCCGTGCAGCTGTGGCGCAAGATGCTGTCGATGCTGTTCGAGACCGGCCACCCCTGGGTGACCTTCAAGGACCCGTGCAACCTGCGCAGCCCGCAGCAGCACACAGGCGTGGTCCACAGCTCCAACCTGTGCACCGAGATCACCCTCAACACCAAGGCCGGCCACGAGATCGCGGTCTGCAACCTGGGCAGCGTCAACCTGCCGGCGCACATCAGCGAGGACGGCCAGCTCGACCGCGCCAAGCTCGAGGCCACCGTCAACACCGCCATGCGCATGCTCGACAACGTCATCGAGTACAACTACTACTCGGTGCCGACGGCGCGCAATTCCAACCTGCGCCACCGTCCGGTGGGCATGGGCGTGATGGGCTTCCAGGACGCCCTCTATAAGTTGCGCCTGCCCTACGACAGCGAGGAGGCCATCACCTTCGCCGACCGCTCGATGGAGGCCGTCAGCTACTACGCCATCAAGGCCAGCACCGACCTCGCCGAGGAACGCGGCAAGTACCAGAGCTTCGAGGGCTCGCTGTGGAGCCAGGGCATCCTGCCCATCGACTCCATCCGCATCCTCGCCGAGTCGCGCGGCGAATACCTGCAGCAGGACGCCACCGTGTCCGGCGACTACGACTGGGACGACCTGCGCGACCGCGTGCAGACCGTGGGCATGCGCAACTCCAACTGCATGGCTATCGCGCCCACCGCCACCATCGCCAACATCACCGGCGTCAGCCAGTCGATCGAGCCGACGTACCAGAACCTCTTCGTCAAGTCGAACCTCTCGGGCGACTTCACGGTGGTCAACACCTACCTGGTCGAGGACCTCAAGAAGCTGGAGCTGTGGGACGAGGTCATGGTCCACGACCTGAAGTACTTCGACGGCAGCGTGCAGGCCATCGACCGCGTGCCGGACGAGCTCAAGGCGGTCTACAAGTGCGCCTTCGAGATCGACCCCAAGAAGCTGGTCGACGCCGGCAGCCGCCGCCAGAAGTGGATCGACCAGTCGCAGAGCCTGAACCTCTACATGTCCGAGCCGAATGGCCGGAAGCTGGACGAGCTCTACAAGCACGCCTGGACCTCGGGCCTGAAGACCACCTACTACCTGCGCACCATGGGCGCCACCCACGCCGAGAAGACCACCATCAGCGACAGCCGCCTGAACAAGGTCGCCGGGTCCGGTCAGGCCTCCGGCGGCGGTGCCAGCACCACCGGCGTCACCGGCAGCGGCGAATCCAGCCGCCCGCCCTCCACGCCGACCGCCTCCGCCGCCACCAACGGCAACGGCAGCGGCCAGATGCCGCAGGCCTGCTCGATCCTCGATCCCGACTGCGAGGCCTGCCAGTAAGGCAGGCCCCGCCACCGCATTCC encodes the following:
- a CDS encoding ribonucleoside-diphosphate reductase subunit alpha, with translation MQTHTATAEKTAYQPTDAPASSAQVQSTAPGGMRVIRRNGKVTGFEPEKISIAVTKAFLAVEGGSAAASSRIRERVAAITEQVLAAVTRNQHGGGTIHIEDIQDQVELALMRNGEHKIARSYVLYREARARERAEAEAAQPAAPKTELRMTRDDGSLVPVDTARMRTLVVEACEGLTGVNAEAVLDAAMRDIYDEIPESQLAQALVMAARTRIEEEPNYSYVSARLLLDALRHEALTFLDAPETRPTHEAMTGLYADYFRSYIHRAAELELVDPKLCLFDLDQLGKALLPERDLQFDYLGLQTLYDRYFIHKDKVRFELPQAFFMRVAMGLAINEIEREARAIEFYKLLSSFDFMSSTPTLFNSGTLRPQLSSCYLTNVPDDLDGIFGAIKDNALLSKFAGGLGNDWTQVRGMGAYIKGTNGRSNGVVPFLKVANDTAVAVNQGGKRKGAVCAYLETWHRDIEEFVDLRKNTGDDRRRTHDMNTANWVPDLFMKRVMEEGQWTLFSPEDVPDLHDLTGTAFEERYAAYEREADEGRITNFKRLPAVQLWRKMLSMLFETGHPWVTFKDPCNLRSPQQHTGVVHSSNLCTEITLNTKAGHEIAVCNLGSVNLPAHISEDGQLDRAKLEATVNTAMRMLDNVIEYNYYSVPTARNSNLRHRPVGMGVMGFQDALYKLRLPYDSEEAITFADRSMEAVSYYAIKASTDLAEERGKYQSFEGSLWSQGILPIDSIRILAESRGEYLQQDATVSGDYDWDDLRDRVQTVGMRNSNCMAIAPTATIANITGVSQSIEPTYQNLFVKSNLSGDFTVVNTYLVEDLKKLELWDEVMVHDLKYFDGSVQAIDRVPDELKAVYKCAFEIDPKKLVDAGSRRQKWIDQSQSLNLYMSEPNGRKLDELYKHAWTSGLKTTYYLRTMGATHAEKTTISDSRLNKVAGSGQASGGGASTTGVTGSGESSRPPSTPTASAATNGNGSGQMPQACSILDPDCEACQ